Proteins encoded within one genomic window of Haloferax volcanii DS2:
- a CDS encoding VOC family protein yields MNSSAHHVGLTVRDLDSTLEFYRDALDLPVVSRFEVGGEEFATAVSVDGASARFAHLDGGDVRVELVEYDPVGTDTDEPTLNRPGATHLGLSVEDVDAAVAQLPADAETLSEPQTTETGTRIAFVRDPEGNLVELLDA; encoded by the coding sequence GTGAACTCCAGCGCACACCACGTCGGTCTCACCGTCCGCGACCTCGATTCGACGCTCGAATTCTACCGCGACGCGCTCGACCTGCCGGTCGTCTCTCGCTTCGAAGTCGGCGGCGAGGAGTTCGCCACCGCCGTCTCCGTCGACGGCGCGTCGGCGCGCTTCGCCCACCTCGACGGCGGCGACGTGCGCGTCGAACTCGTCGAGTACGACCCGGTCGGCACCGACACCGACGAACCGACGCTCAACCGTCCCGGTGCGACCCACCTCGGGCTCTCGGTCGAGGACGTCGACGCCGCGGTCGCTCAACTCCCGGCCGACGCCGAGACGCTCAGCGAACCGCAGACGACCGAAACCGGCACGCGAATCGCGTTCGTCCGCGACCCCGAGGGGAACCTCGTCGAACTCCTCGACGCCTGA
- a CDS encoding PAS domain-containing sensor histidine kinase yields MMNDSPLDGLDARAIALAYLGFGTAGILGGELLLSATLGAPPAPEAELVKGLAFVAVSTAFVWALVSRKNRRIERQQASVRSSLDQLRTVVAASPVPIIAVTPEGRVTRWNDAATETFGWGREEVLGGPLPYDAGADSEDSEEIIRRTIAENGLSDVQVERQPADGDLREFRLSTAVVRDADGEVAEIVGVFVDVTEQQRRERRLREFEQAVEQAGHAIYLTTPDGEITYVNPAFEETTGYDAAEVIGEPASILSSGEMPETYYERLWRALQSGETWQERIIDRRKSGELYTAIQTIAPIESNGDIDGYVAIQSDVTESEVTRQRLGVLNRMFRHNLRNRMNVIEGYAELIRQNEATDTDEELAEAAEAIVEAADDLASLSEKAQTVSDALESEGTPRRVSALVEDAVSRAESTYPEAAVRTDIETGLYARVDSRVGAALDELIANALKHGGETVRIDVRRTEADDSKLVVRVDDDGPGIPDEEWRVIKRGEETPLEHGTGMGLWLVHWVVKKAGGSMELEPSSLGGTAVTLKLPIGSERPRTWFSTDE; encoded by the coding sequence ATGATGAACGACTCGCCGCTCGACGGTCTCGACGCCCGCGCCATCGCGCTGGCGTATCTCGGCTTCGGGACCGCGGGCATCCTCGGCGGCGAGCTACTCCTGTCGGCCACGCTGGGTGCGCCCCCGGCCCCCGAGGCCGAACTCGTCAAGGGACTCGCGTTCGTCGCCGTCTCCACCGCGTTCGTCTGGGCGCTCGTCTCCCGAAAGAACCGTCGTATCGAGCGCCAGCAGGCGTCGGTTCGGTCGTCGCTGGACCAGCTTCGGACCGTGGTCGCCGCGTCGCCGGTGCCGATTATCGCGGTCACGCCCGAGGGGCGCGTGACGAGGTGGAACGACGCCGCCACGGAGACGTTCGGCTGGGGGCGCGAGGAGGTGCTCGGCGGACCGCTCCCCTACGACGCGGGCGCGGACAGCGAGGATAGCGAGGAGATTATCCGGCGAACCATCGCAGAAAACGGCCTCTCGGACGTTCAAGTCGAGCGACAGCCGGCGGACGGCGACCTCCGCGAGTTTCGGCTTTCGACGGCGGTCGTCCGCGACGCCGACGGCGAGGTGGCCGAAATCGTCGGCGTCTTCGTCGACGTGACAGAACAGCAGCGGCGGGAGCGCCGCCTCCGCGAGTTCGAGCAGGCCGTCGAGCAGGCGGGCCACGCGATTTACCTCACCACGCCGGACGGGGAGATTACGTACGTCAACCCGGCGTTCGAGGAGACGACGGGCTACGACGCCGCGGAGGTCATCGGTGAACCGGCGTCGATACTCAGTTCGGGCGAGATGCCGGAGACGTACTACGAGCGACTGTGGCGCGCCCTCCAGTCCGGCGAGACGTGGCAAGAGCGAATCATCGACCGACGGAAGAGCGGCGAGCTCTACACCGCGATACAGACCATCGCGCCCATCGAGAGCAACGGCGACATCGACGGCTACGTCGCCATCCAGTCCGACGTCACCGAGTCGGAGGTGACCAGACAGCGACTCGGGGTCCTCAACCGGATGTTCCGGCACAACCTCCGAAACCGGATGAACGTCATCGAGGGCTACGCGGAGCTGATTCGCCAGAACGAGGCCACGGACACCGACGAAGAACTCGCCGAGGCTGCCGAGGCCATCGTCGAGGCGGCGGACGACCTCGCGTCGCTCTCCGAGAAGGCGCAGACGGTCTCGGACGCCCTCGAATCCGAGGGAACGCCGCGGCGCGTCTCGGCGCTCGTCGAAGACGCCGTGTCGAGGGCCGAATCGACGTACCCGGAGGCGGCGGTGCGGACGGACATCGAGACGGGGCTCTACGCGCGAGTCGACAGCCGCGTCGGCGCGGCGCTCGACGAGCTAATCGCGAACGCGCTCAAACACGGCGGCGAAACGGTCCGTATCGACGTGCGCCGAACCGAAGCCGACGACTCGAAACTCGTCGTGCGCGTCGACGACGACGGGCCGGGAATCCCCGACGAGGAGTGGCGAGTCATCAAGCGCGGCGAGGAGACGCCGCTCGAACACGGGACCGGGATGGGCCTGTGGCTGGTCCACTGGGTCGTCAAGAAAGCGGGCGGGAGCATGGAGTTGGAACCGTCTTCCCTCGGGGGGACGGCCGTGACGCTGAAGCTTCCAATCGGGTCAGAGCGGCCGCGGACGTGGTTTTCGACCGACGAGTGA
- a CDS encoding DUF7350 domain-containing protein, producing the protein MKRRDALKTLGIGALAATAGCLGGFEQQSAWRDPPLVDDRPDAVYLPAVTEGMKMYGKTTAGPYGVALTYSYPHRFWTAAGSDLGKTVVEADDSIHLMASLWDAETGTVLPLDAGVSIEILRDGDLVSEEVAYPMLSQQMGMHYGSNYVLDGEGDYEARVHVGGTSLSRTGSFAGRFESAETATFEFAFDTDDLYDVELRRLGDEAGSRGAVPAMEMMGVPTGKAPAVSDLPGRHLGRQTSADALFDAFVVDDGSRFGVDGAYLYVSARTPHNEFVLPMMGVRATLERDGTTTLDGARLARTLDPDLSYHYGTGVEGVESGDTLTLSVDVPPQVARHDGYETAFMAFEPMRFEV; encoded by the coding sequence ATGAAACGACGAGACGCACTCAAGACACTCGGCATCGGCGCACTCGCCGCCACCGCGGGCTGTCTCGGCGGCTTCGAACAGCAGTCGGCGTGGCGCGACCCGCCGCTCGTCGACGACCGCCCGGACGCGGTCTACCTCCCCGCCGTCACCGAAGGGATGAAGATGTACGGGAAGACGACCGCCGGCCCGTACGGCGTCGCGCTCACCTACTCGTACCCTCATCGCTTCTGGACCGCCGCCGGCTCCGACCTCGGGAAGACCGTCGTCGAGGCCGACGACTCGATTCACCTCATGGCGTCGCTGTGGGACGCCGAGACGGGGACCGTCCTCCCGCTGGACGCCGGCGTCTCCATCGAGATTCTCCGCGACGGCGACCTCGTGAGCGAGGAGGTCGCCTACCCGATGCTCTCCCAGCAGATGGGGATGCACTACGGCTCGAACTACGTCCTCGACGGCGAGGGCGACTACGAGGCCCGCGTGCACGTCGGCGGCACCTCGCTTTCCCGAACCGGCTCGTTCGCCGGGCGGTTCGAGTCGGCCGAGACGGCGACGTTCGAGTTCGCGTTCGACACGGACGACCTCTACGACGTGGAACTGCGCCGCCTCGGCGACGAGGCCGGGTCGCGCGGCGCGGTCCCGGCGATGGAGATGATGGGCGTTCCGACCGGCAAAGCCCCCGCCGTCAGCGACCTCCCCGGTCGCCACCTCGGCCGGCAGACGAGCGCCGACGCCCTGTTCGACGCCTTCGTCGTCGACGACGGCTCCCGCTTCGGCGTCGACGGTGCGTACCTCTACGTCTCGGCGCGGACGCCGCACAACGAGTTCGTCCTGCCGATGATGGGCGTTCGGGCCACGCTCGAACGCGACGGGACGACGACCCTCGACGGCGCGCGACTCGCCCGGACGCTCGACCCCGACCTCAGCTACCACTACGGCACGGGCGTCGAGGGCGTCGAATCCGGCGATACGCTGACGCTCTCGGTTGACGTGCCGCCGCAGGTCGCCCGCCACGACGGCTACGAGACGGCGTTCATGGCGTTCGAGCCGATGCGGTTCGAGGTCTGA